In Solanum lycopersicum chromosome 5, SLM_r2.1, the following are encoded in one genomic region:
- the LOC101244772 gene encoding NADH-cytochrome b5 reductase-like protein isoform X2, with amino-acid sequence MAALLRKLAKAAPIAFRGDSKSNFADPRFPFGAIAAVAGCVSYYYCHSSANLVYLEQISEDSALNPDKWIEFKLQDRAPVSHNSHLFRFSFDPSSKLGLDIASCILTRAPMGENAEGKPKYAIRPYTPISDPEAKGYFDLLIKVYPEGKMSQHFAKLKPGDILQVKGPIEKLRYSSNMKKHIGMIAGGSGITPMLQVIEAILKNPDDNTQVSLVYANLSPDDILLKKKLDVLAATHPNLKVFYTVDNPTNDWRGGIGYVSKNMIVKGLPRPGDDTLILVCGPPGMIRHLSGEKPNPREQGELTGLLKDVGFTENMVYKF; translated from the exons ATGGCAGCGTTGTTGAGGAAGCTAGCCAAGGCTGCACCCATAGCATTTCGAGGCGATTCCAAGTCAAATTTTGCTGATCCTCGCTTCCCCTTTGGAGCTATTGCAGCCGTTGCTGGATGCGTCTCTTATTATTACTGCCATTCTTCTGCGAATTTG GTGTACTTGGAGCAAATCAGTGAAGATTCGG CTCTAAATCCTGATAAATGGATTGAATTTAAGCTGCAAGATCGAGCTCCAGTTAGCCACAATAGTCATCTATTcag gttttcaTTTGATCCTTCTTCAAAGTTAGGTCTTGATATTGCATCTTGCATTCTTACGAG GGCACCAATGGGAGAAAATGCTGAAGGAAAACCAAAATATGCCATTCGGCC TTACACTCCTATATCTGATCCAGAAGCCAAGGGATACTTTGATTTGTTAATTAAG GTTTATCCAGAAGGGAAAATGAGCCAGCATTTTGCAAAACTGAagccgggggatatacttcaaGTAAAAGG GCCCATTGAGAAATTGCGTTACAGTTCAAACATGAAGAAACATATAGGCATG ATTGCGGGGGGCAGTGGCATCACTCCTATGCTCCAGGTGATAGAGGCCATTCTTAAGAATCCTGATGATAATACTCAG gTCTCATTGGTTTATGCTAATTTGTCACCTGATGACATACTGCTAAAGAAGAAACTTGATGTACTTGCAGCCACCCATCCGAATCTCAAG GTGTTTTACACTGTAGACAATCCAACCAATGATTGGAGAGGCGGCATAGGTTACGTATCAAAGAACATGATTGTGAAAGGATTACCTCGGCCTGGTGATGATACACTTATTCTT GTATGTGGTCCTCCTGGGATGATAAGACATTTATCTGGGGAAAAGCCAAATCCTCGTGAGCAAGGCGAG CTAACTGgactactcaaggatgtggGCTTTACAGAGAACATGGTTTACAAATTTTAA
- the LOC101244772 gene encoding NADH-cytochrome b5 reductase-like protein isoform X1, with protein sequence MAALLRKLAKAAPIAFRGDSKSNFADPRFPFGAIAAVAGCVSYYYCHSSANLVYLEQISEDSGKKVALNPDKWIEFKLQDRAPVSHNSHLFRFSFDPSSKLGLDIASCILTRAPMGENAEGKPKYAIRPYTPISDPEAKGYFDLLIKVYPEGKMSQHFAKLKPGDILQVKGPIEKLRYSSNMKKHIGMIAGGSGITPMLQVIEAILKNPDDNTQVSLVYANLSPDDILLKKKLDVLAATHPNLKVFYTVDNPTNDWRGGIGYVSKNMIVKGLPRPGDDTLILVCGPPGMIRHLSGEKPNPREQGELTGLLKDVGFTENMVYKF encoded by the exons ATGGCAGCGTTGTTGAGGAAGCTAGCCAAGGCTGCACCCATAGCATTTCGAGGCGATTCCAAGTCAAATTTTGCTGATCCTCGCTTCCCCTTTGGAGCTATTGCAGCCGTTGCTGGATGCGTCTCTTATTATTACTGCCATTCTTCTGCGAATTTG GTGTACTTGGAGCAAATCAGTGAAGATTCGGGTAAAAAAGTTG CTCTAAATCCTGATAAATGGATTGAATTTAAGCTGCAAGATCGAGCTCCAGTTAGCCACAATAGTCATCTATTcag gttttcaTTTGATCCTTCTTCAAAGTTAGGTCTTGATATTGCATCTTGCATTCTTACGAG GGCACCAATGGGAGAAAATGCTGAAGGAAAACCAAAATATGCCATTCGGCC TTACACTCCTATATCTGATCCAGAAGCCAAGGGATACTTTGATTTGTTAATTAAG GTTTATCCAGAAGGGAAAATGAGCCAGCATTTTGCAAAACTGAagccgggggatatacttcaaGTAAAAGG GCCCATTGAGAAATTGCGTTACAGTTCAAACATGAAGAAACATATAGGCATG ATTGCGGGGGGCAGTGGCATCACTCCTATGCTCCAGGTGATAGAGGCCATTCTTAAGAATCCTGATGATAATACTCAG gTCTCATTGGTTTATGCTAATTTGTCACCTGATGACATACTGCTAAAGAAGAAACTTGATGTACTTGCAGCCACCCATCCGAATCTCAAG GTGTTTTACACTGTAGACAATCCAACCAATGATTGGAGAGGCGGCATAGGTTACGTATCAAAGAACATGATTGTGAAAGGATTACCTCGGCCTGGTGATGATACACTTATTCTT GTATGTGGTCCTCCTGGGATGATAAGACATTTATCTGGGGAAAAGCCAAATCCTCGTGAGCAAGGCGAG CTAACTGgactactcaaggatgtggGCTTTACAGAGAACATGGTTTACAAATTTTAA